In a genomic window of Dermochelys coriacea isolate rDerCor1 chromosome 11, rDerCor1.pri.v4, whole genome shotgun sequence:
- the LOC119863164 gene encoding interferon lambda-3-like has product MMACKLLLVLTLWTMSTEAFPKGAQRKMCHLSKYKSLPPRELETFKNVKDRFEDIMLLSDRKCNTKIFHRNWEVKELSLHDRVTLVEAELHLVIDVLENFGDPSLSEQLMRPLEILRQIREDLKSCSRHQPHGHQRSGRLTSWLLKFHAAKKMETPGCLEASVIFNLFRLLNEDLKCAAYMDFCI; this is encoded by the exons ATGATGGCTTGCAAACTGCTCCTCGTCCTGACCCTATGGACAATGTCCACAGAGGCCTTTCCCAAAGGTGCTCAGAGGAAGATGTGCCACCTCTCAAAATACAAGTCCCTGCCACCCCGGGAACTGGAGACCTTCAAGAATGTCAAGGACAGATTT GAGGACATCATGCTGTTATCAGACCGAAAATGCAACACCAAGATTTTCCACCGGAACTGGGAAGTCAAAGAGCTGTCG CTGCATGACAGAGTGACCCTGGTAGAGGCGGAGCTGCACCTCGTTATCGATGTGCTGGAGAACTTTGGGGATCCTAGTCTATCCGAGCAGCTGATGAGGCCATTAGAAATCCTCAGGCAAATCAGAGAGGACTTGAAGAGCTGT TCCAGACATCAGCCTCATGGCCATCAACGCTCCGGGAGGCTGACTAGCTGGCTCCTAAAATTCCATGCAGCCAAGAAAATG GAAACTCCGGGGTGCCTGGAAGCATCTGTGATCTTCAATCTCTTCCGACTCCTGAACGAAGACTTGAAGTGTGCAGCCTACATGGACTTCTGCATCTAA